The DNA region ATGGGCTCAATAGTTCTAAAGCTAAAATCCTTCCTCTTGCAGGAATCGGTTCAGGATTGGGATTGCAACCCAAGCTGGGtcattaaaatacatatagaCATTCTTCCTTAGTCTTATGGGTATGCTTTTAAAAGCAAGGCCTTCTCACCAGCCTGGACCTCATGAGAAATTATGGAGTAGTTCCTGGTGGTTACTGGCCAACATCCTAGGACTCTAAGTGTGGCCTGCCTCAGGATAGAATGATTCTGTCTCACAAGGAATGCTGAAGGGAGTTCATCACACTGAAGGAAAAGGATGCTAACATGTAACAAGAAAACATCTGAAGCTACAAAACTCACTGACAAAAGTAAGCATACagacaaattcagaatactctcaTACCGTAATCACGGTATATAAACCAATTAtattaagtatcttttctgacaatggactaaaactagaaatcaacagaaggaactttgaaaactgtacaaatacatgaaaattaaacaacatgctcctgaatgactaatagatcaatgaagaaattaaaaagaaaattttaaaaattattctgataagtggaaatgaaaacacaacttttCAAAACCTATACATAcaacaaaagcagttctaagaggcaAGTTTATGGCAATAAATACCTACATCTAAAAGGTGGAAAgcgttccaaaaaaaaaaaaaaactactctaacattgcacctcaaggaactagaaaaatgagaaaaaacaaaaccccaaattagtagaataaaggaaataataaaaatcggagcagaaataagtgaaatagagacaaaaaaatcaacacaaaagatcaacaaaacaaagagttggttttttgaaaagataaaaattgatgAACATCctttttttacggctgcatagtattccatggtgtatatgttccacattttcttaatccagtctgtcactgatggacatttgggttgattccaagtctttgctattgtgaatagtgccacaaaaaacatacgtgtgcatgtgtctttatagcagcatgatttataaacctttgggtatatacccagtaatgggatggctgggtcatatggtacttctagttctagatccctgaggaatcgccatactgttttccataatggttgagctagtttacaatcctaccaacagtgtaaaagtgttcctgtttctccacatcctctccagcacctgttgtttcctgacttttgaatgtaTGGATGAGTTTGtctcctttgtagggacatggatgcagctggaaaccatcattctcagcaaactatcgcaagaacagaaaaccaaacaccgcatgttctcactcataggtgggaactgaacaatgagatcacttggactcgggaagggaacatcacacaccggggcctatcatggggaggggggaggggggaggggggagggattgcattgggagttgtacctgatgtaaataacgagttgatgggtgctgacgagttgatgggtgcagcacaccaacatggcacaagtatacatatgtaacaaacctgcacgttatgcacatgtaccctagaacttaaagtataataataaaataataataataataaaagactaaaataaataaataaataaatagaaaaatataaaaattaaaaaaatttgatgAACATAAAGCTAGAGTAactactatggtttgaatgtgtcccccataTTTCATGTGTTTGAAAATTAACCCCTAAATTCATATTTGATGGGCtattgggaggtaattaggattagatgaggtCATCAGGGTGGGGCCCCATAATAAGATTAGTGGCtctataagaagagaaagaggaatgtaAGCTATCATGTTCTTGCCCTCTTGTCATGTGATACCCtccaccatgttatgatgcaACAAAAAAACTCTAATCAGATAGAGCtgcttgatcttgaacttctcggCCTCcagaaatgtcagaaataaatttcttttgtaaataaattacccagcatgtggttttctgttatagcaacaaaaaatgtACTAAcacactatgaaaaaaaaaagatacatgactcaaataaataaaatcagagataaaaaagaagacattataactcataccacagaaacacaaaggatcataagagactattatgaatgACTTATATGTTAAtgaattggaaaacctagaagaaatgaattaactcctggacacatacaacctactaagactgaatcatgaagaaatagaaaacccaaTCAGACCAACAATGAGTaataagattgaatcagtaataaaatgtctcccgtcaaaaaaagcctaggacctaatggtttcactgctgaattttaccaaacatttaaagaactaaccAATTCTTCTCAAGCTATTCTCAAAAAATGGAAGGGGAGGGAATTCTTCTAAACTCATTCTTCGAGGCCAgaattaccctgacaccaaaattagaaaaaaatacaacaaaaaagaaaactataggccaatatccctgaagaacacaaatacaaaaatcctcaacaaattactagcaaactgaattcaatagcaTAGTGAAAAGATCCTTCACCATGAtaaagtgggattcatcccagagatacaaggatagttcaacatatacaaatcaaaaaacaagtaaacaatcCCTTTTatgatagctacaaaaaataaaatttttaaactctgaataattttttttatttcaataggtttctggggaacaggtggtgtttccTTACATGAacaagttatttagtggtgatttctgagattttggtgcaaccATCATCCAAgtagtatacactgtacccaacgtgtagtcttttattcctcaccgaGCTCCAAGtaccccaaagtccactgtatcatttttgtgcctttgcatcctcatagcttagctcccacttatcagtgagaacatatgatgcttGAAAACCTCAGAAAAAGTtcaaccaaggaggtgaaacatctccacaatgaaaactataaaacattggtgaaagaaattgaaaaggacacaaagaaatgaaaacatatcctgtgttcatggactggaaaaattaatattgttaaaatgcccacactgtccaaagcaatctacagattgaatgcaataCCTATCAAGATACCAATGACAttccccacagaaatagaaaaaaaaaatccttatattTGTGTAGAATCAcagaagaccctgaatagccagaGCAATTTTGAGGCAAAAGGATAAAGCTGAAAGCATCACCCTACatcacttcaaaatatattacaaagttgtaataaccaaaacagcatggtattggcataaaaaccgacacatagaccagtggagcAGAATAGACAATCGAGAAACAGATCTAAACATTTACGACTGATTTTCAATGAAGGTGCCAAGAAGACACATTGGGAAAGGACAATccctttaataaatggtgctaggaaaactggatatgaacatgcagaagaatgaaactagacccctatctttcaccacatacaaaagttaaactcaaaatggattacaaacttaaatgtaagatcccAAACTGTgaaactgctacaagaaaacacaagggaaaaacttcatgacattggtctggccaagaattatttatataggacctcaaaagcataggcaacaaaacaaaaaatagacaaatgaaattacatgacactaaaaagcttctgcacagcaaaggacacaatcaacagaatgaagagacaacctatagaacGGGGGAAATTTTTGAAAGCTATGCATCAggcaaggggttaatatccagagtATATGATAAATTCagacaactcaatagcaaacaaacaaatttaaaaatccaaataatctgattttaaaatgggcaaaagaagacgtacaaatggccaacaggtagaTGAAAAgtactcagcatcactaatcatcaggaaagtGAAAATCGAAATCACAATAAAGTACCACCTCACCTCAGCTAAtgtggctattaccaaaaagacaaaaacaaaaaacaaatgctaGCAACAACATAGAGAAGGcagaactcttatacactgttggtgggaatgtaaattaatacactGATTATGAAGATGACAAACATtcttcaaaaatttgaaaatagaactactataggctccagcaatttcactagtgggtatatattcaaaggaaaggaaatcagtatgttgaaaagATATCTTTACTCCCATCTTAATTGGTGCACTATTCACACTAGCTAaggtatggaatcaacttaagtgtccatcaaggaatgaatggataaaataatttagtatCTATACACAATGGATtgctattcagccattaaaaaatgaaatcctatcatttgcaacgaTGTGGATGAACCTAGTGAaaatgatgttaagtgaaataagcccagcACAGGAGAAATACTGCATGccgcttctagtcagccatcttgctgatgtcactctcAGATTTCAGTGATCttgacattatatatatttatataaagttacatatttgtgtaaatatataaaatatataaacttatataaatatatattatcagTCACAAACAAATGTTGTATTTCATCAAGTGCTCATTCCAGATTCTTTACCTATTAACAAGTCAATTTTTTACATgaagtttcatttttgttaaattgAGCCCTCTGAAAAGGAATGATGTCTTTATGTATGTCATCTTCATTATGTTCTCTGAGGTCTACAGAATGAAACTAATTCCATTTTTactaaatacatgtatttatttttactaaataaaaacatgtatttatttatgaatatatttatgaatacatAGGTTTAcgaatacatatgtatttatatatgaatacatagGTTGAACAGTCTCTTCTTGGAATACTTTCCTCCAACACACTGGCCTCACTTCCTCTGACCCACAAGGGTGGGTCAGTCTTCCAGAGAAGTCAGAACACTTGGTTCTTGTTTGAATTCAGCTATGCACATGAGCTGTATAGCTTTGGGCATGTCATCTCTGTGGTGTTTTCTCAATTTCAAAAGTAGTTtgatgagattatttttaaaggctgatTTGTTcactttgaaataatatttaaaatccagGATTTTTAGTCTGATCAAATTTGTACCGAGATCTCATTATTGTAACAACAatgcagaagaaatttctgatGGAGAATGAGAGCAAACTGTTGCTCACGGGGAAATTTACCATGGGGATACTAAAGGGTTCTACTTTCCCTCTCCTGGCTCTTCTAAGTCTTCAGTCTCAGGTAGCCATACCTTTGCCAGGCTCCACTTCAGGAGCAGGGAGAAACAACTGTTAAGAAAGGAGACCTGAAGGAGTTCATTCTCTGGAACATTATTGAGCACTGTTCAACAGTACAGTGCAAGTCTTTTCAGGTTTGCTATCATATTTCACATGTATTCAAGGGTTATTTGGATATTAAGGCATATCTTCACAAAACCATGTGAGGTAGCTATTACTCCCTTTTCACtgatggggaaaatgaggctcagggagattaaCTGATTTGCCCTAGTCCAGACAAgtggcagaaaaaaattgaactctGCATCTGTCTCCCACTCCATTGTGCTTTCCACTACACGGTGGATTCCTGTAGCCCAGGGCAAATTCTCTTGGGTGTAATCAGTTTCCAGTGGACTCAGgtttatttgttgaattaacaaatgaaaatcagttggattttaaaaacactctGTAGAACCCAGTGCTCAAGAAACTGACAATTTACTTCTTAACTCATCTAGGAAATCCTACGGCAAGCTAATTACTGTATAATTAGACACACAGCTAGGTGAGAGAATGCCACAAAAAATATCACCTTGTTTACAGAGGcaggaaagatttattttctaagatttcCTAGGTAAGAGAAAGACCCCAGGAATACCTATTCCCTACATAACCATCTATTGGAAGGTCCTCCACTTCccatttcttttcctcagcaatttttgaaaaattaacttcCAAAAGAAACCTGTTCTTCCCACCAAGGTATCCATCCTTATGTCTCACTCTGATGTGTGCACGTGCGCGCACACAAGTTAGGCTATTACCTATGCCGCATCAATATGTAAAGCTGTGTATATGAATCGTAACACTGGGCATGACTCTGAATGAATAacttgctttatttaaaaaaaaaacaaaacggtTAAACAATTATAGAAAACCGGAAGGAACGAAAAACAACGCAATGGGTGTACTTCCTTTCTCTCCCAGTCCCAAGCCAACCCATTTTTCCTTGGAATGTAAAAACTGGTCTGGAAAGAGGAATGGGGGTCCTGTGAACAGAACGGGGAgtcattatctttttcttctataCCAATAAACGATGACAAATGTGGACGGAGAGGAACTAAAACGTCAATAAAGCAAtatcataaatagaaaaataaataacatttattttgtaccaCGCGGCTGTCAGTGTCCTGAGTCTCCGGGGCAGAGCGCCTTGGGGAGGGCTGGGCCCTCAGAGCAGCAGGAGGGCGCCCATGGACAGCTCACCCTGGCCCAGCAGGCGGCCCCGCTCCCGGCCGCGGCCCTCGTCCCAGGCCTTGACGCGAACAGTCAGGCGGCGCACCTCGTCCTCCGAGAGGCCGTCGAAGCAGAAGTCCTGGTCAAAGGAGGCCTTGCGGCTGCGCCCCACCACAATGCTGCATTGCCGACGCGCGGTGTCCGGCGGCCGCAGGACGAGGCTGAGGCGGCAGCGGACGGCACGAAGCCCCGGGGCGCCTCCTGCGAGGCCCTCAGCGCGGAGCAGCCGGAGACGGAGGCGCCCGGTTTCCGGACAGTACTCGGCGGCCAGGCGCAGGGCGTCGCCGGCGCGGCCCAGAGCCAGGGTGCCCTCGGCCTCCAGGCGCTCAGGAAGCGGGTCCCGGGACGAAGACGGGCTGGCGGAGGGGGCCCGGGCCGGGGACTGGGAGCCCGCGCGGCGCTCCTTGTCCTCGTTCCCGCTGGAGACGGAGCGGGCGCGGGCCAGGCGGCGACTCCTCCTGGCCCGCAGTGCGCGGCTCAGCAGCCCGTCGGGGGCGCGCAGAAGATGGCAGCCGTGGGGCCGCCGGACGAGCGCGTCCTGGGGCGGGCGGGGACGGCCGGGGACCGCGGGGGTGGCCGGGCCCGGAGCTCGCGGGCCGCACAGGGTCCCCAGGGGGGCGTCCGGGCCGCAGCCGCCGCCATAGGCGCGGGTCCGAGGCCGAGGCGCGGACGGGTCCCCGAGCAGGAGCGACTCCTTGCGACGCGTGTGCGGGCTCTCGAGCAGCACGCAGAAGCCGTAGGCGGTGAGCACACGGGGCAGGTGCGGCAGCGACAACGCGGCCTGCGAGCGCGGGTCCCAGTCCGTGCGGCCGGCGTCCTCGTCTGCCGCGCGGGGCCACAGGTCGCGTTCAGCGGCGCAGCGCCGGGGCAGGGCAGCGGCCCGGCTTGGAGACTCGAGCGCGCAGGGCGCCGGCAGCCGCGGCGGGATGCAGAATTCGGGGATGCGATTCGGCGTGAGCACTTTAGCGAAGGCGGGCTTCGGCGCGGAGCTGCCTGAGTTGGAGGAGCAGAGTTTCTCGAGGAGCCGCatccttggaggctgaggctaggaGTGGCGGGAAGAGATGCGCCTGCGGGAGAGAGAAGCTGCTGAGTTTGGGCGCCTGGTGCTGCTGGAGCCCCTTGACGCGGCTGGATTCCCTCCCCCGGACCCTGTAACCGTCCCGACGTGTTTAAGACCCTGGACCAGTTCCAGCCTTGCTTTCTGCACCCACAAATCAGCCCTGCTTCCGTTCTTTTGTACTAAATAAACGAATAAATAGAAATCAGACCTTTCTTCTTCAGTGTCTCTGGGACTGGTTGCAAGCTCAGTGCCAGTGGTCCCTAGCAAGCTGCTGGGGCGCCACTTTCAGTACTGCGGCCGGGAGAATGGCGCTCCCCTTTTATACTGTAGGCTGAGTCCCGCCCAGCTGCCGCGGCCCAACCCGGAGGCGCTGCACATCCCGCCTTCCCGCCACCCTCTCCCACGACGCCGGGGGCTCTGCACTGGGCACTCAGGTCTGCGCGAAGCTGTCGCGGGAGCAGGCACTTTGTGGTCAGCTCTGGGACCCGCATTTGCAGTGAGTGCGTGGAGCCCCAGGCAAGGCCTGGGAAAGGTTGCAGGTGAAGAGAGGGCACCCTGTCGTCCTGCCAAGGAAAAATTGGCGGCTGAAAATGTTTTCGGCTTCTGGGAGAAGGTGAGGCTGGATGAGGAAACAGGAAGTTAATTTGGCTAGGAGATAAACCGTCACTCAACCTGCATGTCACCTGGACGTGACCTGCACGTCCTGGGAGCTTCTGTTATCCGGTCCCCATGCACTCAGAGTGTACAGACCAATGTGGTTTCCAAGTATTCATATACCTATTTactgcctgcctccctctgctAGACTGTGGTCTTTTTGATAGCATTGGCCTTGGCTCAGTCCACGCCCTAAGTACTGGTGAAGTGGGTAAATTAATCTTTGAGAAAATTTCTGATCGCTTCTTggtcttttggctaagatcaagtggaGAAAGCTTCTGAATGGCTGCAGGCTCTGCCTGTCATCTTGATAGTCACAAAACATGGGGCTTCTGGCTCGTGCCATTTTTAAAGCTACCCCTTTTCTTTATGCTCTAGCATGGAGGTATCCAGTTAGAAAACATCTTCCCGAACTCTAGATTCTTTCTTTCCACCCCGACCTTCATTTTCTGAGATGAGAAGACTGAAATTCCAGAGGACCCTGAAGAAATTCCAGAAAGGTTAAAAAGAGCCAGTTAATGGCAGAAGCTGGAATTAgcaatttcctgtttctttggcTTTGCATGTGATGCTTCCTGTGATCTGAAATgccctttctctgctttttcGTTATATAGGAActcctgtttattttctgt from Papio anubis isolate 15944 unplaced genomic scaffold, Panubis1.0 scaffold904, whole genome shotgun sequence includes:
- the LOC101006977 gene encoding C2 calcium-dependent domain-containing protein 4B, with product MRLLEKLCSSNSGSSAPKPAFAKVLTPNRIPEFCIPPRLPAPCALESPSRAAALPRRCAAERDLWPRAADEDAGRTDWDPRSQAALSLPHLPRVLTAYGFCVLLESPHTRRKESLLLGDPSAPRPRTRAYGGGCGPDAPLGTLCGPRAPGPATPAVPGRPRPPQDALVRRPHGCHLLRAPDGLLSRALRARRSRRLARARSVSSGNEDKERRAGSQSPARAPSASPSSSRDPLPERLEAEGTLALGRAGDALRLAAEYCPETGRLRLRLLRAEGLAGGAPGLRAVRCRLSLVLRPPDTARRQCSIVVGRSRKASFDQDFCFDGLSEDEVRRLTVRVKAWDEGRGRERGRLLGQGELSMGALLLL